ccAGATGCTCCAGTGTCATTTCTGAGGCTGCAAACCAGAACGAAAAGCCGGTAAAGACTCGCACCTTTTAAAGGAGTAATGAATTGTTTCCTCCTCTGGCAGGCAGTGATTTGACTTGCCACATGCCTCCTAGTAATTTCCCAGCAGGTTTTAATGTTGGAACAATGGCATTCTGTTagatattgattttaaaataactcttctGCACTTACTTGTAACTTTAAGAGGTGAATTACAGCCCTTGAATGTGCTCTAATGTAGCAGTGGTAAATAGTTAAATAGGCACAATCTGTTTCTGCAGGCATTTACCTGTCCAAGAGAAGGCAGAGCTTGGCTGAACCCTGCCTGTCTTCCTGGTCTGCAGGAAAAACATCCGGCAGTCTGCCTGTGCcgaaggaaaatattaataaattcaCAGTGGATGTGGTGGAatttgacagaaaagaaatttctgtGCTGGAAGTCGAAGCAGCGAGAATGGGAGGGCGATGGATAAATGACCTAATTGTAGCTCTTTTCCTCTTCAACTTCTACTGAGCCGGGATGCTCGCCGTGGGGTACCGCGGCGGCCGCCAGCACCCTTTGGTGAGCCGTGCGAGGCAGCCGGGGCCGTCCCGCGGCTCCTCTGGCTGCCAGAGTCATGCGGAAACCACGCGGCCGGCGAGCTTCCCTGGGCAGCGCGAAGAGTAGCTGCTGCGTTCGGGTATGGCCGTTTCTGAGGCTCGtgctgcattaaaaacaaagaaacctgcTATGTCCCCTGGTAACGCGCTTTGGCAGCTCTGTCGTCGCCTGCGTGGGCTGGAGCGAGGGGTGGGAAGGCACGGCCTGCCTTAAACTCAAACAGTACGTGGTTTCTGCTGGAGCCATGCTGCATTCCAGCATCGACGTTCCCTGGAGTGCCGTGGTACCCGAGATTCAAGTCCAGCTCTAAGCGAGATGGGTGGCAGGGAAGAATGCTGGCTGATGCTAAGCTGAGAAAGGTTTCTCTGTTTATCTTACACATTTTtgtagtttgtttttcttttttttaatgaggtggTCCCACTACAGTGCCCGGGAcgcccccctgcagcccagagctACGCTGCTTCGGGTCACAGGTACTCCCACGTTCTGGCCTCAGCCACCCAGAATGCACGGACCCCTTAAGaaattgcaataaaaatgtCTCATATTGCTTTCCTAATATTAAAGTGGGGCAGGAGTTTTGTGTCGTACTTTAGGCGCCCCGTGCTAAATCTGCTAAAGCCGAGGAAAGGACGTGACGTGCAGCCGTCGGCCGTAAGGAGCGAGGGCAGCCGACTGGGTAGGGGATTAACCTCCGGCCGGAGCGGCTGCAGGGCCATGGGTCGCTCAGGAACTCCCTCTGTGCTTGCCTCCACCCGCAACTCACGCTGAAAACTGATGCGGACTGTACGGGCTGTAGTCAGCGAAGAGGCGTAATTGGTTTTGGGTGATTTGTTGCAGGGCCTTTAACTTCACTCCCCCTTTCCCTGCTTTCCGACTGACAGTGGCGACTCTGTCCCTTATTTTCAGCTGATCTCTGTAAACTAATTACTTTTACTGGGTCAGTGCTGTTATGAAATTATCATTTTATGAGACTAAAAATAGCCCCGATCCAGTCAGCAAGCCAATCACTTCCCTTCATGTCCAATGAAAATACAATGCTATctttaaactgtatttctcaGGCACTTACTGTGATGCAGGCtagaaaggaagggggaaaaaaggaagaggagcttAGAAAGATGTCTTAAATCAGTTGCTATAGATGCATCTCTGCCAAGGTTTCCACTGGTAAATTTAGCAGTCACGTTATAATTTTAGCCAGTACCGTTACTTGGCCttattcaaaataattcacTTCTCACACAACGAATTTACCTTAAAGGAAAGTTATTTTGCCTTGCACATTAAAGACGGTGTGTTTGCACGTACGTGCGATCATTACAAATATCCAAAGCCACAAAAAGCCTAAGGACAggtaaatttaattttttttaggagaaaaatcCAGTGAATTCTGCTTGCTCTGAGAATGAATAAAGGTATTTTAATACTTCTGGGGTTCTGGCAAGTACAAATAACTCAAAAATGAGACGCTTGCCTGAGATTTACATCAAGATAGTGAAGGGAAAAGGTTCCTTCTGTAGTTTCTGATGCAAAGACATTTCGCACACAATATCTGTAAATCCATTAGGAGAAGAAAATTGATACACATTTCATATAAGATGAAGCTGGAGTCAAGAGAATGAAAGCTCAAGAAAATGGCTTCTTTGTGTAGCTCCATCAATTCAGTGTTTGATTTGACTTTCTGTATATTAAAATCACGCAGCTCTTTGGCCTGTGGATATAAGAATTGTTGACTGTGTGGGAAATGGTGAGAGCGGTGAAATGTTAGCGCTTGGCGTTACAAAGGAAATATCCCAGCTCTCATCCATCTTTCCATCGAAGTTAAATATGCAAAGTAGCATTTCtattaaagcaatttttctgaTGCCGTTTAATGGCAGTTACCGAAGTACTGACACACACAATATGATTACCGGGCCAAACAGCAATCTTTCCGGAGAAGCCGGGAATGGCAGCGCTCCAGAgatgatttattattttccttactTTGCAAACTCCTCTTAGTTTGCATGAAGGAGGGTGAATGAAGGTTACTATCAGCTTGAGTGGTTTCAGTACTTTGCATTGGAGAAATAACTGCGAGGAGATCTCTGTTCGCGCGGTAGCTGGCAGCGTTTGCAAGAAACGTGGTCAGTGTTCAATAAGTTTGTGCTAGTCCAGCTGTCAACAGTTTGGCGGCAAGTATTTCACATGCTATTTCACTACTTAAATTTCATCCCCTTTCTTGTCCGTGATGGAATaccaataaaaaagaaagcccaCGGAATAAGCGAAACAAAGAACGATGTTTCTTTCAGCGGGGTTGATGGGATGTCAGTCCTCCCGCGCTCTCTCTGACCCACATTTTGCAGAACTACAGGGCACCAGCGTGAACCGAGACAAGGCAGAACAGACCCCCACCCCTCAGATCCCTGCTCTCTAAGCACCCAGCTAATAAACACTGCAAGAAATTTCCGATCTTGCTCCAGATCAGGCTGTTGACATAACCAGGCCAGCACATCTGTTCTATTGACTTCCTAGCGTTAACCCGGTTCCTTAAATGAATTAAATAGATGGGGTTGTGTTGTCCAAGTGCACTGATGTGTATCTTTCAAACTCATTGACCAGTGCAGCCGAATCTGAAAGAGGGAGAGCGATCTCGAAACCATTATGCTCCTGCAAATTGTAAGGGAGACAGTCAGACAGACGATAGATTCTCCTAGAGCCACCCCGAGGGCAGCGAGCTGTGGGGGCTCAGCCTTCGTTAGGCTGAACACACAGCATACCCCTAAGCTCGGATCAGAACAAAACCCATCAACGACCTCCGTTCCTGGGTCTGCGCCACTGCTGGTTTCTCGACACAAATGGCCTAAAGGTCTCAGTGCCGATTCCCTCCAGGATACTCCGCAGGGTTTTCACCCTTCTCTGTGCCAGCCTGCTCCCGGCcgggtggggatgggggtgctggcaccccctgctctaggtgcgGGTGCTCGGCTCTGGCATCCCCcgggccggggcacggccgcgATGCTGTGCAGGGCCCTCGGGAGCCCCGCCGTGCCCCGGCATGGTGCAGGCACTTACGTTTTCACAACTATGATTTGCTGCCTACGCCGCAGGTCGCAGACGCTGCCCGAGAGTCTGAAACATACTGCTCTTGTCAGGTGAAATGAAAACAGCTATAAAAAGCTTGGAAAAATATGCGCTCTGGGCAAAAATGGTGTGGGGTTTAGTTGCGTGAGAGAGGTCTCGCGCCGCGGCCGTGGTTGCGATGGATGCTGATGGGCAGAGCAACCGAGGCTGCCCCGTCAGCAACCAAGCgctatttaaaagtaaataaaccCTACGCGCTGGTAACAAGGTAAACAAAATTTATGATAATTAAACTGTCTCTATAGAGGTGTAAAACTGAAGGCTATTGCGTATCAAGTCGGCTAAAAAGAGAGGCGCGTGAATGCTGACAACGGGAGCCAGCACCGTCCTCCTCGGCAGCGCTTGTGTTTCGGAGGTGGAGGGTCCTGGGGGTCAAAACCTCCtgcagaacacagagagggTGCTGGCAAAGCTAATATTTATTGTTTTGGTGGTTTAGACGAGGGCAAGAGAGAAGACGGGTAGCTGTTGGCCTcttgagaaaaatgtttctgcacGAATTGGATAGCtgattttgaattaattttgaataGTTGTTTCAGTAATTCAGATTGATTTAAGATGCACCCAAGAATAATGCTTTCATTATAAAACCTCCTGAGCAAAATTTAAATCATGCTAAATTAAAAACTGCCTCTGTTAAACCAGGGATGATGAGCACAGCAGAGGGATCAGAGATGCAGGGTCAGTataatttaattccttttctttgtttcccatTCCAGAAGAACTGTTGTACCTGTCTCCTCGGGTTGTTAACTACCTAAGGAGCTTGCATGTCGTCCTGGATTTCTCAAAACCGATTTGCATAGTAACCCCACCAAAGGCAGCACTTACTCTATTTCATGCAGTGCTTCACCTTcaagaagaaatgcatttttattgcttttcatttatgGGTCAGTCTGGAAATTCAGTTGTACCCTAAAGACACTTAGGAGTCTGGAATAACAGCAGCTGACGGACGGTACGGTAGGAGAGTTAATGGTTCCCTAGTGCTAgccttgtttgtttgctgtgaGTAATCTTCCCTGTTTATATAAATTGAGCTAATTTTTAATACCTTAATAACATGGGAAAAGTTATCCTGCATGTTCCAAATCACTTTTGTAAAGCACTCTGTCACAAGCTGTGGTGGAATTCCAGTGTCAGGGAAATGTTCCCTTAGATGGATTTAAATGTTTTGGTGTTCGAAACAAAAAAGACTTACGTATGTGCATAGATTTGAGTTAAAAAGCATTGTGCTTTATAATTCCTTTTGTAAATGCTGGCTGAATTTTTAAGGGTAAATGGCAGAAAACATTTAGGATATTTAGAAAAGCTCTGAGTGCTGCTGAAATGCAAGCGGTGAACTGGCAACCGCTAACCAGGCAAAGCCTGGTGTATTAAGAAGCACATTAGAGACCTCGGCTGCATTTTTGGCAATGTCTGTGCGATAGGGATTGCCAGTACTCTCATTAGCAACAAGATCCTTCCAAACATATTGAAACGACTTCTGAAGAGAGATGTATATGAAATATTGTATGAAAATGCCAATGTGTCAGCACTGAAAGGTTTCATGGGGAAACGACGGGGGCCAGGGGACGCTGACCACCCACACCACGCCGTGGGAGCCAGGAAGGTGGGAAGGACCCGGCGCCAAAAGTTTCATTTCTAGAGCTCGTGAATTTCTGTGCTGTGACACCAAGCCGTGGGCAAGAGCTGTTGCATGAGCCAAGGGCTGGTGCTGGCACTGCCGGCACCTCGCTCCACCAGCGCTGTCCCTGCACCCGggaccccgccgccgccccgacCAGCTCCTCCAGTGACCCCGGGAGGTGCCTCTCCGAGGCCAGGGCTCTGCGGAGCTGGTCTGGCAGGAATTAGGCTTTTATGGCTCCCAGTAGCAACTTCTCTTTCTAGCAGAGGTTTTGGGCAAGCCAGTGGGGAGTGTGCGACTTTGGGTGCTTGGATAAGGAAACGCCAGGTACGTGCTGAAGGCGGTCGTAGGCAGGTAGGCATTGTCAGAGAGCACAGGGGCCCTTCGGGGTCTGCAATTACCGAGGTTTCTGAGTTTCTTGTAAGTCTGCGATATGACGCTAAACTTAGCTGATAGCCTATTTGCTAGAGACgcctattttatttaaaatcctgCAGCAAAAATCCCAAATCAGTAATACTAGAAGTTTAAGCTTTAAAGCTTTGACAGCATTTGATAGGTCCCTTTCCAATGAACTCTCACAAACCTGTGTTTGaatgtataattttttaaattcttgtcaACTCATTAAAGGCACTCATTCGCCTATAATTTCTGTGATTACAACAGATTGAGAACACTTTAAAGTCCTCAGGAGCACTCTGGTTTGTCTATCCATGGGTTcggaaaggaagggaaggagaacaagACCAAGTCACTGCACTGACGGGAACAGAGACTTAGTGCGTGACAGCACGTTCTGCATGTATTTCACAGGAAGGTTTGGCCCCAGCAGCACTGAATGTTGCCTTGACCCCAACTTCCCTGTCACAAAGGTATAGCAACGTACATGTGGGTGTGCACGAGCATGTGTACATAGAAAGGTAGGTGCAATCGTTATTAAGCAGAAATCTGACAACAGAACTGTGTTTTCATGCATTTCCCCCTTGTGGAGACAACGCACGAAGAAGCCACCCAGGACAGGCGTCCCTCTGATGCTGCTCTGATACGATGGTGAGAACCGACCGCTATGGACCAGTCAGAATACGGAAAGCTGAGCCACAGGGTGGGGGAGTGCTGGGATCTCAAGCCCAGATTCACTTTCTAAGCAagcacagactttttttccagcatAAGGACCTTAGCTTTTGCCACACAAACTTGCAAACTTTGCTTAGATGttagaaaaggaggaaaaagagattttttggTGACTCGATGAACAAGTTCTACATTTTcacttaaagaagaaattcagacTTGCAGTTGTCATATGCTCAGGTTCTGTGCCTTTCTGACAGCTGAATTATGactttaataatttaaaagtgcTACTGTGAGCCTGTTCATGTATAATAGGCACAGAGGAGTGTTTAAAATCAAAAGCAGTTTAGAGAAAAAGTGGTCACTCTGTTACAAGAATGAGAATTGTCTACATCTGAATGTTAAACTGTGTGAACTCTCCAGTGGGAAAACTCTTTGCCAAGTAACTATAAACTTAGTATATTGCTCTGAAGTGTGGAATTAAGAGATTGCATTTGATCATGACTTTGTGACCGCCTGAAGCAGCAGCCTGTGATGCCTGCTTTCTTTTACATAACCCCAGCGGGGTGAGGGCTTGGTCATTCTGCTTACAAAGGTTTTAGTTCAGAGCCGCAGAAGCTCAAATCTATAATCTCAGCAGAAACATCTGTAGGACAGAAATGAAATATAAGGGGGAAAAGCGTCCTCCAGGCTACATTTCCCGTGCTTCGACATCATTATCTTTGTACCTGTCCATGGGAGTGTTTGAAATTCTAGCATACTCGTATTTTTTCGTAAACTCACAAGTAAACACAGACAAGAAGCCCGTATCCTGCTCAATTAAGTAAGAAACAGATCATCTCCTGGAGATCACTGGGTATTTTCAGGAGTACGGCAGCCCACCATATCCATTTGAATTCAGCAATTCTATAATTCTTGGCACGTCAAGTGAAGAAACAATGACCGACATCGCGAAAAGAGACAACATATACATCAGCAAGCTTGTATAAAATCTGTGGCTCGAAAGAATGTCTGAAAAACCCATAAGCTCTAGTTGCCAGCTCCCTTGCACTCATGCCACTCTTCTCTCACGTCAGCTTTTCTCCCCTGCAGGAGGAGTGTGAACCAGGACCTGCTACTCCGCAGCCTTGCTCCTCCTGCAGGCATTTACCATTGCGCCAAGCATTTGCCAGGTGGGTGTAAGTGCGTTTTCTGGTTTATACAACCGCACATAAGCATAAACTGCAGAAGTTGTAAGGCAAAAAACAGTCAAGCCCTTAACAGTTTCAGCACCTTTTCAAACATGCACCCAGGAAAACGTTTAGGAGTAACTGAAGTCAAGCTCCCAGTACATGCTTGCCTGCTGCTCAGTAAAAGAAAGAGTAATACTCACCCCAGTGTTGTCATGGTTACAATAGTGTACCAAAAGGAAGCAGGAATGCTGGTGAATTTGCTTGCCGAGGACCCTTTCTCTGCATAAAACATCACAGTTGCAAAGATGATGATTGCCATAGTgagggaaaagaggagaaagccAAGCTCGGAGGCACAGCTCTTCAAAGTGTAGCCCAAGATTCTTAAGCCTTGGGAATGGCGAGAGAACTTGAAAATCCTGAAAACCCTGAACACCCTTAGTGTCACAAAGGCTCCGCTGACGTCCTCGTTGTTGGTCATCACCAAGCCGATGTAGTATGGCATGATGGCCACCACGTCGATGATGCTCATCACACTTCTAATGAATCTGTAGCGACTTGGGGCCGCAAAGAGTCTCAACAGATACTCAACTGTGAAAATCATCACGCAAGCTGTGTCCAAGCAAAAGAAGGCCACAGCGTACCTTTCCCCACAAGGAAGCTCCTTGTTTCCAGGCACCGTGCCACAAGGGACAGTTTCCACGACATTAGTGATCACAGAGACAGCAATAAAGAAACCGGTGACATAGTAAAAGACTAAGGCTAAGGTGCTGGTGTGGGGGTTCTCGAAGGCTCGCCACATGGTCTGCCGGAAGCTCAGGGATGGCATGGACCCTTCTTGGTTGTTTTCTGAGTCATTGTCATCCATCAACCGCTCCGCGTTTTCCCGCTTTCTGTCTTTGTATTCTTCATAGCAGCAGTCCCCAATGATTTCAGGGAGGATCCCGTAGAAGGCAAGCTCTTCGTCGTAAGCAGAGATGCACTCGTACCTGGGGTAGTGCAGCTTGCCAGTTCTATAAAAATTTAAGATGCATCTAAAGACCTCAGGGTCCCGGTCAAAGAAGTACTCCTTAGTGTCTTCGTTGAAGAAGAACTCCTTCTCGGTGCTGCCCAGGAGAGTGTCTGGGTATCTCTCCAGTGTAGTCCTCCAGGTCTGGAAGCGCCTGCCACTCACGTTGAGAATGATCAGCTCATCCTgcctcttgtttttctctgttggaGCCAGTGGCATGGGGCAGTTGGCCACTGGCATCCATCCTATGGCGGCGGCCCTGGCAAAGGGCAACCATGCTGCTACTCCTGCTGCCATGATGACCCCAGGCCTTGTTACTGGAGAAGACAGTTAGGCTGCTCCTGGGACCTGTTGGAATTCAGATCAGTTCCAtctaaaatacagaacaaaataaaaacacaacacacGGTCAAGCGGGGGTCTTGCCCCATTGTGTTAGAGAGTCAGATATCGGTACGTAGACAAGTGTGTAAAACTGGCACGCCCTCATCTCCCGTTTGAAGAATGATGTTAAACAAGGCACATGATAATCAGCTCAGCGGGGTTATGGCATTATTATAGATTGAAATTTTGAATAGCAAATGATTCctcattaaaagcattttaaaagtagCATAAACACACTAATTTATATTTGCTTCCTTACAAACAAGACTAATCCATAATTCCCCAGGTGTAAGCCTCATGTGCTCATCAGTTTAACTACAGCTGTCAAGAAAGAGCTGGGAACTCCGGTGAAATCAGCTCGCAGTTCACCCGGTGCAATTGTACACCATGAAAAGCCACGACTGGACTGAGCTGGGCTTCCAGCGTTAAAGAAGCCAATATGTGATGAGTCTTGCACTAAGAACATTTTCAgttgaaagaaatggaaaatctcCTCGGGTTTTCATTGGTTTTCTTCCACCTTTAATTAAAGACCTGGCCTCAGCAGCAgtttttttctggtctttttTGTTTAGAGATGGGTTCCACTCTTGTGAAATATTACATCCCCCGCCAGACTGGAGGAAAATCCTGACTTTCAGGGAAACCTTGCCCACAATGCATGAGCAACAGTAAGCTTGAGGCCCAGGTGTGAAAGCTGATGGATTAAGCTACCAGCTGAGTACCAAGAACTTCAGAATGAGGGAACCCCCAAAGCTGGACGGCTTTCTTCCAGCAGCAAGATACCGTCATTATTTCCTGGCTAACAGAGGCAGAAGTCCTGTAGCCTAAGAACTGAAGGACTCTTGGGTTGAAATGAAATACGTTCACTGCACTCTtgattttcagatgaaaaatatcCCAAGCTGTCCAGTCCCTCAGCCACTGGAAGCCAGCATTGTCCTGAAATTAGTTACTGGGGTTCTGACCAGGATCTGATTATgaaccttctttttctttttggtctcTGGTCAGAGCTCTTCCAATATTTAAGTTTTGTTTTAGCTAGTATTTGCTTTCACTTCCCTAATGTTTTTCGAACTCTACCATAAAATTATCTGGAGAAAGGTGCCATTATCATATAAGATGCATTAGCGGCCCTATCAAGAGTCGATTTATCAATGGAAATTCCATTGATTCCACTGACTCAGGCCCTCAAAGCCTAATTATATCCTCTACATGGTATGCTTCTAGGCAGTTTTACTCTGaagttttttaattatatgaaaGCTGCCATGCCAGCCAGTAAGGCTGCAGCATTATTGATTTCAACAGGCCatcaaaatactgaataaaaaatGATGGCATCAATCTGTGGTGAAAATGGCTAAACCGCTCGCAGAAATGCTCTTCCTCTTCAGGGCACATTAACGTTCATCACCTTAATGTTGAGTATCTTTCTATGCAATTTTACTATCTAAAGGACAATTGAAATCCCTCGTGCAAgcatcttgctgctgctggaagaggttTTGTGATTATGAAACATATAATAATCCATAGCGATGCTTATCCCAAGGAGACATTTTGCTTGTATACATGGCGCTGGAGGAAACATCCCACAATATTTTCCTATAAAGGATTGGTCAATATCACTATGCACTATTGTTTCTCTGCCCCTGACGAGGGAATTTATTGGGTTGATAGTGCCAGACTGAGAGCCCCGGAGACCAGGCTCCTTCGTCTGTGCGGGGAAGAGGCCGAGAGCCGCACCACAAACTTTCTCTGCGCTACTTTGCGAATACGCCCCGGTCTTTAGCTGGAAGGCAGCCCTCGGGGACGCGGTGGGCTCAGCACGGCTGCCCGTTGCTTTTATCAGCGGTGGCAGGTCTTTCAAGAAACACTGCGTTAAGAACAGGACTGCAAAACAGGGGGCAGCAAAGGGAGAACCATTTCATTCGTTAATCACCAAATATATACAGGCAAATAACCAAGAGACCCGGATCACGCATCCCGTCCCTGTTCTCCCTGCTGGTAAACTGTCTCCTCTGCGTTTTAATTTCAATTAGCGACACCACCGCAGTCATTCTGCCAGGACTGATTGGCGACGTTCGGTGACCTGACCAGCTACGGTACACTGGATCCTCATCTCCCCTGATTTCTCAGGGGAACCTCACTAGAAGTCTCTTCTGTACTTTCATAACTTTGGTTGTAAATTCCAGGTTACCTACATTAGCTGCTGAGGCACTATAAATACTTCCCATATAATTGTTCTAATAAAGCGCTGGTAACTCATAAGTGacttacacatttttaaatcaatttttaaagataaaatgggTCCTTCCATGCTGGCAGTATATGTGGGGAAGCTATAAATATCTCAGCTGTGAAATGGACAGGAGATGGAAGCaaaaggggaggagagggctAGTCTTCCTTGGAAGTTTAGTTCTCGTTTCTCTGCGGCAGAGATGCAGCTGGTTGAGAAGACTTAGTGCACACAGCTTAATTTTCAAAGTTGCATTAAATCTGTCCCGTTTGATCCTCAAAATATGCAAAACCAGAGTCTTTTTCAGCTATAAATTGTCTGTCCGTGAGGAAGGACCAAGAAGGAggaaaggttttgctttttcttgtccATGAGTCCTTGGAaccttccccaccccaaaataagagacagaaaatgaagagaggTAGGACTGGATTTGTGATTCAGAGCTGCACAAACTAAgttgagtaaaaaaaaaaggaactaacTAGTTTGTCTACAAAATATGGAAAGAATCCTCCTTTTCTGCACTCCTGGGATTTGGTAACTGCTGACCAGTCTTTTTAGGCTAGAAAGCAATTGGCTGGGCTCAAAATATACTGTACTGTCAAGACAGTCTCTTCAGCTCGCACAGCAGACAGACACACTTTAATTCTAACAAGCACATATTTAGCTATACACATCCTTCTAATTTAATTGCCATAATTTCTGCATGCAATTTGAAAGGAACTAGTTAACAAACGATCGGTAGCCTGCTGATGACATTTAGAAGACCTGGTACATGAAATAAGATAATTTGTCTCCTCCTGACTTAAAAAAGTCAGCATCTGTAGGGAAAagtatcttttttctttagataaTGATGAGGTCAGTGAGATGGTGCAAGGAAGTCTGATAGAAGAGCCTGAGGCGTGAGCCCCCGGTCCCGCTCCCAGGACTCCCGACCCATCCGAGTCCCTCCCTGGCTACCGCGGGTCGTCTGCGCTGCAGCCGCTTCGTGGGCACCGGGGTTTCGTCCCAGTTTCTAACAAAAACCTGACAGGCATGGCTACGTCCGTAAAGCTCGGGAGGAAAACTTTGGAGAATAGTCATTTCTGTTCACCTAAAGGGTCAAGAAATAAACGAGAGATTCTTACCACGTTAGCTCCCAGCAGCAGTGCCGTACTTAATAAATCTCTCTTCATAGTctcatgaaaacagaaacaaaaatctcataGTGTTTC
The sequence above is a segment of the Phalacrocorax aristotelis chromosome 21, bGulAri2.1, whole genome shotgun sequence genome. Coding sequences within it:
- the KCND3 gene encoding A-type voltage-gated potassium channel KCND3: MAAGVAAWLPFARAAAIGWMPVANCPMPLAPTEKNKRQDELIILNVSGRRFQTWRTTLERYPDTLLGSTEKEFFFNEDTKEYFFDRDPEVFRCILNFYRTGKLHYPRYECISAYDEELAFYGILPEIIGDCCYEEYKDRKRENAERLMDDNDSENNQEGSMPSLSFRQTMWRAFENPHTSTLALVFYYVTGFFIAVSVITNVVETVPCGTVPGNKELPCGERYAVAFFCLDTACVMIFTVEYLLRLFAAPSRYRFIRSVMSIIDVVAIMPYYIGLVMTNNEDVSGAFVTLRVFRVFRIFKFSRHSQGLRILGYTLKSCASELGFLLFSLTMAIIIFATVMFYAEKGSSASKFTSIPASFWYTIVTMTTLGYGDMVPKTIAGKIFGSICSLSGVLVIALPVPVIVSNFSRIYHQNQRADKRRAQKKARLARIRVAKTGSSNAYLHSKRNGLLNEALELTGSTEDEQHMTKGTSLIESQHHHLLHCLEKTTGLSYLVDDPLLSVRTSTIKNHEFIDEQLFEQNCMESSMQNYPSSRSPSLSSHHGLTTSCCSRRNKKTTHLPNSSVPATRLRSMQELSTIHIQCSEQPSLTTSRSSLNMKSDDGLRPNCKTAQITTAIISIPTPPALTPEGESRPPPSSPSHSTNISTTTTSNIVKVSAL